A genomic region of Nakaseomyces glabratus chromosome C, complete sequence contains the following coding sequences:
- the ATG14 gene encoding Atg14p (CAGL0C00627g~Ortholog(s) have role in autophagy of peroxisome, macroautophagy, piecemeal microautophagy of nucleus, protein localization by the Cvt pathway): protein MGMQCPICETQSHVFYCAHCINSSPDLLIRLKFDLYILGKINNALRNKVDQYLEEVDDELNTNIRNGEQLESNIGVQILKERLGKVQVLRKERQNNKIKHKISQQDRRIKEKSRYIAELRSLINGPPKNQNRFTDPQTILKAQKQLQDKLEIAKRLSIQTRSEKLAMLNKWYSIRKRDSHDIPFTISYQPVISLKNFNRLPLPLIEGSLRKLIQYMNLLEHIYCIKYPSAMFVHEDEMLSLQGHSAKLKRNAPELLQVLIKLIQMILVVMTRSKLIDERKQNIDYAWILDQYDIDGLFYHMAMSIPIDTKSGAKNIQWSTDRLVDIVCSSLGAEKEEVLLKDHKKLEPPTDKKYEVSDRWYIVG, encoded by the coding sequence ATGGGAATGCAATGCCCAATCTGTGAAACTCAGTCTCACGTCTTTTATTGTGCCCACTGCATCAATTCTAGTCCAGATTTATTGATCAGGTTAAAGTTTGACCTCTACATATTAGGGAAGATAAATAACGCACTTAGAAATAAAGTTGACCAGTAtttggaagaagttgatGATGAGCTTAACACGAATATTAGAAATGGCGAACAGTTAGAGAGCAATATAGGTGTTCAAATATTAAAGGAACGCTTGGGCAAAGTGCAAGTACTGAGGAAGGAGAGACAGAACAACAAGATTAAACACAAGATCTCTCAACAAGATCGTAGGATCAAGGAGAAAAGTCGATATATTGCCGAGTTACGATCTTTAATTAATGGCCCACCCAAGAACCAAAACAGGTTCACTGACCCGCAGACCATATTGAAAGCCCAGAAACAACTTCAGgataaacttgaaattgcTAAGAGGCTAAGTATACAAACTAGATCAGAGAAATTAGCTATGCTAAACAAATGGTATTCAATCCGCAAAAGAGACTCTCATGATATACCATTCACTATATCGTATCAGCCCGTCATTTCATTGAAGAACTTTAATCGACTTCCTCTTCCCTTAATAGAAGGTTCACTTCGAAAGCTTATACAATATATGAACTTGCTAGAACACATTTACTGTATTAAATATCCTTCTGCGATGTTTGTTCACGAAGATGAAATGCTGTCTCTCCAAGGTCACAGCGCTAAGCTTAAACGCAACGCACCAGAATTATTACAAGTTTTGATAAAACTGATACAAATGATACTTGTTGTTATGACACGCTCAAAGCTTATCGATGAACGGAAACAAAACATTGACTATGCATGGATCCTTGATCAGTACGATATAGATGGCCTGTTCTACCACATGGCAATGTCAATACCCATAGACACTAAAAGTGGGGCCAAAAATATCCAATGGAGTACTGACCGTTTAGTAGATATAGTGTGCTCATCACTGGGTGctgaaaaggaagaagtaTTGCTCAAGGATCACAAAAAATTAGAGCCGCCTACCGATAAAAAATACGAAGTTAGTGATAGATGGTATATTGTAGgttaa
- the VMA2 gene encoding H(+)-transporting V1 sector ATPase subunit B (CAGL0C00649g~Putative H1-ATPase V1 domain 60 KD subunit), translating into MTISDKELFELNKKAVENGFKIDPRVEYNTVSGVNGPLVILERVKFPRYNEIVNLTLPDGSIRQGQVLEVRGDRAIVQVFEGTSGIDVKKTTVEFTGQNMRIPVSEDTLGRIFDGSGRPTDNGPKVFAEDYLDINGSPINPYARIYPEEMISTGISAIDTMNSIARGQKIPIFSASGLPHNEIAAQICRQAGLVRPTKDVHDGHEENFSIVFAAMGVNLETARFFKQDFEENGSLERTSLFLNLANDPTIERIITPRLALTTAEYLAYQTERHVLTILTDMSSYADALREVSAAREEVPGRRGYPGYMYTDLSTIYERAGRVEGRNGSITQIPILTMPNDDITHPIPDLTGYITEGQISVDRQLYNKGVYPPINVLPSLSRLMKSAIGEGMTRKDHGDVSNQLYAKYAIGRDAAAMKAVVGEEALSIEDKLSLEFLEKFEKTFISQGAYENRTVFESLDQAWSLLRIYPKEMLNRISPKILDEFYDRSREVEEAEADEQDPDQREESLI; encoded by the coding sequence ATGACTATCTCAGATAAGGAATTGTTTGAGTTAAACAAGAAGGCTGTTGAGAACGGTTTTAAGATTGACCCTCGTGTTGAATATAATACAGTCAGTGGTGTCAACGGTCCATTGGTTATTCTAGAACGTGTGAAGTTCCCAAgatataatgaaattgtCAATCTGACACTGCCAGATGGCTCTATCAGACAAGGTCAAGTGCTGGAAGTTAGAGGCGATCGTGCCAttgttcaagtttttgAAGGTACATCCGGTATTGATGTTAAGAAGACCACTGTGGAATTCACAGGTCAAAACATGAGAATTCCAGTGTCTGAAGACACATTGGGTAGAATTTTCGATGGTTCTGGTAGACCTACTGATAACGGTCCAAAGGTTTTCGCTGAAGATTATCTTGACATCAACGGTTCACCTATCAACCCATATGCTCGTATTTACCCAGAAGAAATGATTTCGACAGGTATTTCTGCGATTGATACCATGAACTCTATTGCTCGTGGTCAAAAGATTCCTATTTTCTCTGCATCTGGTCTGCCTCACAATGAAATTGCTGCGCAAATTTGTAGGCAAGCTGGCCTGGTTAGACCTACAAAGGATGTTCATGATGGTCATGAAGAGAATTTCTCCATTGTGTTTGCTGCCATGGGTGTTAACCTAGAAACAGCCAGATTTTTCAAGcaagattttgaagagaaTGGTTCATTGGAGAGGACGTCGTTATTCTTGAACTTGGCCAACGATCCAACCATTGAGAGAATTATCACACCTAGACTAGCGCTAACCACCGCTGAATACCTTGCATACCAAACAGAGAGACACGTTTTAACGATTCTAACAGATATGTCATCGTATGCCGATGCATTGAGAGAAGTTTCTGCTGCCAGAGAGGAAGTTCCAGGTAGAAGAGGTTATCCAGGTTACATGTACACAGATTTATCCACCATATACGAGAGAGCTGGTCGTGTTGAAGGGCGTAACGGTTCGATTACCCAGATTCCTATCTTGACTATGCCTAACGATGATATCACGCATCCAATTCCGGATTTGACTGGTTATATTACCGAGGGCCAGATCAGTGTTGACCGTCAACTATATAACAAGGGTGTGTACCCACCTATCAATGTGTTGCCATCGTTGAGTAGATTAATGAAGTCTGCCATTGGTGAAGGTATGACCAGAAAGGACCACGGTGATGTCTCGAACCAGCTGTACGCCAAGTACGCCATCGGTAGGGACGCCGCCGCCATGAAGGCCGTCGTTGGTGAAGAGGCTCTGTCCATCGAGGACAAGCTGTCGTTGGAGTTCCTGGAGAAGTTCGAGAAGACCTTCATCAGCCAAGGTGCGTACGAGAACAGAACTGTGTTTGAGTCTCTAGACCAGGCGTGGTCCTTGCTACGTATCTACCCCAAGGAGATGCTGAACAGAATCTCGCCTAAGATCCTGGACGAGTTCTACGACAGATCCAGGGAGGTCGAAGAGGCCGAGGCCGACGAGCAGGACCCAGACCAAAGAGAAGAGTCCCTGATCTAG
- the UTP13 gene encoding U3 snoRNA-associated protein UTP13 (CAGL0C00737g~Ortholog(s) have snoRNA binding activity): protein MSSDLKCSYKSTSLSPIYASTGSVATISADGSLLACPVLDEINIIQLIPNRKLLHSIDNADEQEITGISLTPDGKYLIYVSQSQLVKIVNVETGVITRSLKVSSPSYVMTCDPTSTLVAIGGTDGSITVIDIENGYIAHSFKGHGGTISSLKFYGELGTNIWLLGSGDTNGMAKVWDLVTRKCKFTVQEHSSAIRGIDFTKNDDKDVLNLITGGRDNVLNLWRFNIKGKSSKLVKTIPAHLQIEACGFITHNDETFAYTAGGDAVFQIIDLNESSVVKCTKKPIEELFITGVIPINQGNQFYAVLSDQTIQLLQPNSEIFSSKSEFIQIQEYIAGNHGTVADLCLVTKNKDCIALATNSPSLRIIPLPKIDADTQDTDLPIEVNLYEGHSDLLNSLACTEDGQWLATASKDKTAILWHWNNTSKRFYIYATFVGHAASVSAVCLPNVMEKNYPKYIITASNDLTVKKWEIPPMKNDLNEVPFIVKSSIYTRHAHEKDINAISMAPNDSIFATASYDKTCKLWNVDTGEPVATLANHKRGLWDVSFCESEKWIATCSGDKTVKIWSLESFTVLKTLEGHTNAVQRCSFMNKQKQLVSAGADGLIKVWDIASGDCIKNLDGHSNRIWALSVLEDGDLIISADADSVFQFWKDCTEAEIQGALEENKVRVEQEQSLTNYMNNGEWSNAFLLALQLDHPMRLFNVLRSSMGSQPEQANGKVIFNQELDSLIGTLNKDQLIQLMKRCRDWNTNARTHMVAQKTISCIFLNHDMTEFGEIPGMVRIVETILPYSKRHYSRVDNLVKESYLLDYALHDMDKLL, encoded by the coding sequence ATGTCATCCGATTTGAAGTGCAGTTACAAAAGTACTTCACTATCGCCTATTTATGCAAGCACCGGGTCCGTAGCCACTATATCTGCTGATGGCTCGTTACTGGCATGTCCAGtacttgatgaaattaaCATCATACAGCTTATCCCAAATAGAAAGCTTCTGCATAGCATAGACAATGCGGATGAGCAAGAAATTACAGGAATTAGTCTAACACCTGATGGAAAGTATCTGATCTACGTTTCCCAATCACAACTAGTCAAAATTGTGAATGTTGAAACTGGTGTTATTACAAGAAGTTTGAAAGTTTCCTCTCCCTCTTATGTCATGACATGCGATCCTACCTCAACATTAGTTGCTATTGGTGGAACTGATGGTTCTATTACGGTCATTGATATCGAAAATGGTTACATTGCTCATTCGTTCAAGGGTCACGGAGGTACCATATCTAGTTTAAAATTTTATGGTGAACTAGGCACTAATATATGGTTATTAGGATCGGGTGATACCAACGGTATGGCAAAAGTTTGGGATCTAGTTACCAGAAAATGTAAATTTACAGTTCAAGAGCACTCATCCGCCATAAGAGGTATAGATTTTACCAAAAATGATGACAAAGACGTTTTGAACCTAATCACAGGTGGTAGAGATAATGTTTTGAATTTATGGAGATTTAATATCAAGGGTAAGAGTTCAAAGCTGGTGAAAACTATCCCCGCTCATCTCCAAATCGAAGCATGTGGTTTTATAACGCATAATGACGAAACCTTTGCATATACTGCTGGTGGAGATGCTGTCTTTCAAATTATTGATTTGAATGAGAGCTCTGTGGTGAAATGTACCAAAAAACCAATAGAGGAGCTATTTATTACAGGAGTCATTCCTATAAACCAGGGAAATCAATTTTATGCTGTGCTTTCTGATCAGACTATTCAACTACTTCAGCCAAATTCAGAAATTTTTAGTTCTAAAAGCGAATTCATCCAAATTCAGGAATATATCGCAGGTAATCATGGTACTGTAGCAGATCTTTGTCTTGTaacaaagaacaaagatTGTATAGCATTAGCCACTAATTCCCCAAGTTTGAGAATAATCCCGCTACCAAAAATTGACGCAGATACACAAGATACAGATCTCCCAATCGAAGTGAATTTATATGAGGGTCACTCAGATCTTCTAAATTCATTAGCTTGTACCGAAGATGGTCAATGGCTAGCTACTGCATCGAAGGATAAAACAGCTATATTATGGCATTGGAACAACACTTCTAAGCGGTTTTACATATACGCAACGTTTGTCGGGCATGCTGCATCTGTTTCTGCTGTATGCCTTCCGAATGTTATGGAAAAGAACTatccaaaatatataataacagCATCTAATGACCTAACGGTTAAGAAATGGGAGATTCCACCTATGAAAAATGATCTGAATGAGGTGCCTTTCATTGTAAAGAGTTCTATTTACACTCGTCATGCTCATGAGAAGGATATTAATGCTATTTCCATGGCTCCTAACGACTCTATTTTTGCCACAGCATCATATGACAAAACCTGCAAACTTTGGAATGTTGACACTGGTGAACCAGTTGCAACTTTGGCGAATCACAAGCGTGGTCTGTGGGATGTTTCCTTTTGTGAATCTGAAAAATGGATAGCGACTTGTTCTGGTGATAAAACAGTGAAGATATGGTCACTGGAATCATTTACGGTTTTAAAGACATTAGAAGGTCATACTAACGCAGTACAAAGGTGCTCATTTATGAACAAGCAAAAGCAGCTTGTTTCGGCAGGTGCTGATGGCCTTATTAAAGTATGGGATATTGCAAGCGGTGACTGCATAAAAAACCTTGATGGTCATTCTAATAGAATTTGGGCTTTATCAGTCTTAGAGGACGGTGATCTTATTATATCAGCAGATGCGGACAgtgtttttcaattttggaAGGATTGCACTGAGGCAGAGATACAAGGTGCTCTGGAAGAAAATAAAGTCCGTGTAGAACAAGAACAGTCCTTGACTAATTACATGAACAATGGTGAGTGGTCTAACGCATTCTTGTTGGCATTACAATTAGATCACCCAATGCGTCTGTTCAATGTTCTGAGGAGCTCTATGGGATCTCAACCAGAGCAAGCGAACGGTAAAGTCATTTTCAATCAAGAGTTAGATTCACTTATTGGAACTCTTAACAAGGACCAATTAATTCaattaatgaaaagatGCAGAGATTGGAATACTAATGCCAGGACTCATATGGTGGCGCAAAAGACCATTTCCtgtattttcttgaatCATGATATGACCGAATTTGGTGAAATTCCTGGGATGGTAAGAATTGTAGAAACAATACTGCCATATTCGAAGAGACACTACAGTAGAGTCGATAACTTAGTGAAGGAAAGCTATTTGCTAGACTACGCATTGCATGATATGGATAAATTGCTGTGA
- the MSC3 gene encoding Msc3p (CAGL0C00671g~Ortholog(s) have role in reciprocal meiotic recombination), producing the protein MGFLTKKERRVPDLSRYDYHYQNKPAVDSSKYYVPREYGGKRLSASAAAAAIYTNPNPNATGVSRSYSLMHSYNPAAARQPPAGRTYSLRSDRASSITSNSRRPAAGKAQVRRASTQQRRASVDQELGTGVNQPRTNSITVTTTKVRDPQGRTKSITKKTVRRINGYEVVETTTTTTTTEPLPTQNGKMPANMDLVSVEDGTDVEEEHDDGLPSPQAHFDEFSGDFVAEDDLSSEVLQHQQQQYIEDIVEEETEEEEDPGHTGTKRLPGEFNEPPRTNIAARRSNSLTGSLSSLGAKKTISEEVPLDQTSSVSKFSDAMEYIPPTTTTAKPKKSNLRNSMTARKLAQPQQGQNQRRTVSFTQGSIDHMNTTKKKKQPLTEQEMYLQALEVAKKKVYKTDDPAVVGNAANNSNKRVSTMGKRMTLRDSAPVPRSSSMMMNKFHDQGSARNNVAQQQTDVRRSKSMTGSAVPPQAGKKKLTDEEMYEKALEIAQKRYNDLVSADTAAVGAASVGAASAATPVASTAPKKSGFKQRFTKTFHTDDNKSKINNASAGGMVSGGAAAVEVAPGVTTTDPVVAENVNEASQIERMDNVEMASASAANEYAAPAAGFRATSAPLYQSRSAEPVGAYAAPDAPISKYKIVDKILKFAQSNYGYQAHDDEEAAMVAPASAPATAPAGTSMAQPVVVPVERRSSVGKHGNTTTLPVETPLADNASESSFRHTHPQEQPVPLSQIEKKISVVSETGSRKAAPAATAAKTPATAPAMSYGTAKTPFIDIDAVDALSGHVPFEEATRHASVATAATAATGGTTGTAATTGTGTSKKKSFLRKLFGRK; encoded by the coding sequence ATGGGGTTTTTGACTAAGAAGGAGAGACGGGTGCCAGACCTGTCCCGGTACGACTACCACTACCAGAACAAGCCCGCTGTTGACTCGAGCAAGTACTATGTTCCGCGCGAATACGGCGGGAAGCGGCTGAGTGCGAGTGCTGCCGCTGCTGCTATCTACACGAACCCGAACCCGAACGCGACGGGTGTTTCCCGGAGCTACAGTCTGATGCACTCCTACAACCCGGCCGCGGCGAGACAGCCGCCCGCTGGGCGGACGTACTCGCTGAGGTCTGACCGCGCCTCGTCCATCACTTCGAACAGCCGGAGACCTGCTGCGGGCAAGGCCCAGGTGAGGAGGGCCAGCACGCAGCAGAGGCGTGCGAGCGTGGACCAAGAGCTCGGGACCGGCGTGAACCAGCCTCGCACGAACTCGATCACAGTGACTACCACAAAGGTCAGGGACCCTCAGGGCAGGACCAAGTCCATCACCAAGAAGACGGTCAGGAGGATAAACGGGTACGAAGTCGTGGAGACCACAACTACAACAACGACCACCGAGCCGCTGCCCACGCAGAACGGCAAAATGCCCGCAAACATGGACCTCGTGTCGGTTGAGGACGGCACAGATGTCGAGGAGGAACACGACGACGGACTGCCTAGCCCACAGGCACATTTCGATGAGTTCAGCGGTGACTTTGTTGCGGAGGACGATCTATCATCAGAAGTGCTGCAACACCAACAGCAGCAGTACATAGAAGACATCGTCGAAGAAGAAAccgaagaagaagaagacccAGGGCACACAGGTACAAAGCGCTTGCCAGGAGAGTTCAACGAGCCACCAAGGACTAACATTGCCGCAAGAAGATCAAACTCACTCACAGGCAGCCTCTCATCATTGGGAGCCAAGAAGACTATCTCAGAAGAGGTGCCACTAGATCAAACTAGCAGTGTGTCTAAGTTTTCAGATGCGATGGAGTATATACCACCCACTACTACGACGGCTAAACCTAAGAAGTCTAACTTGAGAAACTCAATGACTGCAAGAAAATTAGCTCAACCTCAGCAAGGCCAGAACCAAAGAAGGACAGTCTCTTTTACCCAAGGAAGCATAGACCATATGAACACAaccaaaaagaagaagcaacCGTTGACAGAGCAAGAAATGTATCTGCAAGCATTGGAAGTtgcaaagaagaaagtttACAAGACAGATGATCCTGCCGTGGTAGGAAATGCTGCAAACAATAGTAACAAGAGAGTTAGTACGATGGGAAAGAGAATGACATTGAGAGATTCAGCTCCTGTTCCAAGGTCATCATCAATGATGATGAACAAATTCCATGATCAGGGGTCTGCCAGAAACAATGTGGCCCAACAACAAACAGATGTAAGAAGGTCTAAATCTATGACTGGCTCAGCAGTGCCACCACAGGCGggtaagaagaagctaACAGATGAAGAGATGTATGAAAAAGCATTAGAAATAGCACAAAAGAGATACAACGATCTTGTAAGTGCCGACACTGCTGCTGTTGGAGCCGCCAGCGTTGGCGCTGCCAGTGCTGCTACACCGGTTGCCTCAACTGCTCCAAAGAAGTCAGGTTTCAAGCAGAGATTCACCAAGACGTTCCACACTGATGACAACAAAAGCAAGATCAACAACGCAAGCGCTGGAGGTATGGTGAGTGGCGGTGCTGCAGCTGTAGAGGTTGCACCTGGGGTAACAACTACGGACCCCGTGGTTGCCGAGAATGTGAACGAGGCGAGTCAAATAGAAAGAATGGACAATGTTGAGATGGCGAGTGCGAGTGCAGCCAACGAGTACGCAGCACCTGCTGCTGGGTTCCGCGCCACCAGTGCACCATTGTACCAGTCCCGTTCTGCGGAGCCTGTTGGTGCTTACGCTGCCCCTGATGCACCAATTTCGAAGTATAAGATAGTGGACAAGATCCTGAAGTTTGCGCAGTCGAACTACGGTTACCAAGCGCACGATGACGAGGAAGCTGCGATGGTTGCCCCGGCTTCTGCCCCGGCTACTGCACCAGCAGGTACATCAATGGCACAGCCTGTGGTTGTTCCAGTTGAGAGGCGGTCTTCTGTGGGCAAGCACGGCAACACCACAACGCTGCCCGTGGAGACGCCGCTTGCTGACAACGCGAGCGAGTCGTCCTTCAGGCACACGCACCCGCAGGAGCAGCCTGTGCCCTTGTCGCAGATCGAGAAGAAGATCAGTGTTGTGAGCGAAACGGGGTCGCGCAAGGCAGCGCCCGCTGCAACTGCAGCCAAAACACCCGCTACAGCACCTGCGATGAGCTACGGTACGGCGAAGACGCCGTTCATCGACATCGACGCAGTGGACGCCCTCTCGGGCCACGTCCCGTTCGAAGAGGCTACACGCCACGCATCCGTCGCAACTGCTGCCACGGCTGCCACCGGTGGCACTACAGGCACCGCAGCCACGACGGGCACTGGCACgagcaagaagaagagcttCCTCAGGAAACTGTTTGgcagaaaataa
- the CCC1 gene encoding Ccc1p (CAGL0C00693g~Putative vacuolar iron transporter) — protein sequence MVSFPRQGPPEAHRDHMSVVGLKNAVAKLVSPGASKLPGTYGSMDSDATRVGDVNVNGSGSGSGTKYDNGNDIEASVDGGEREGLFSNVDPRVISDLIIGLSDGLTVPFALTAGLSSLGDAKLVITGGFAELISGAISMGLGGYLGAKSESDYYHAEVKSEKRKFYENMTLINHEIEDILLDINPDFSDETIVSFFKDLQRKPELMVDFIIRYGRGLDEPAENRQFVSAVTIGGGYLLGGLVPLVPYFFVKEVGTGLIYSIVVMAITLFWFGYIKTMVSMGESCTTNKKVSEGLQMVAVGGVAAGAAWFFVKLLG from the coding sequence ATGGTTTCTTTCCCGCGACAAGGACCCCCAGAGGCACATAGAGATCATATGTCTGTAGTTGGGTTGAAGAACGCGGTAGCGAAGCTGGTGTCTCCCGGGGCGTCGAAGCTGCCGGGGACGTACGGGTCTATGGATAGCGATGCCACGCGTGTGGGCGATGTGAATGTGAATGGGAGCGGGAGCGGGAGCGGGACGAAGTACGACAATGGTAATGATATAGAGGCGTCGGTTGACGGTGGCGAGCGCGAGGGTCTGTTCAGCAATGTGGACCCGCGTGTGATCAGCGACTTGATTATCGGGCTGAGCGACGGGCTGACGGTGCCATTTGCGCTAACCGCGGGGCTCTCGTCGCTGGGTGACGCGAAGCTGGTGATCACCGGTGGGTTCGCGGAGCTCATATCCGGGGCGATATCGATGGGTCTGGGTGGGTACCTGGGTGCCAAGAGCGAGTCGGACTACTACCACGCCGAGGTCAAGTCCGAGAAGCGGAAGTTTTACGAGAATATGACGTTAATAAACCACGAGATAGAAGACATATTGCTGGACATCAACCCAGACTTCTCAGACGAGACCATAGTGTCGTTCTTCAAGGACTTGCAGCGGAAGCCCGAGCTGATGGTGGACTTCATCATTAGGTATGGCCGTGGTCTCGACGAGCCAGCAGAGAACAGACAGTTCGTCAGCGCTGTAACCATCGGCGGCGGCTACCTGCTCGGTGGACTGGTGCCCTTGGTGCCATATTTCTTCGTAAAGGAAGTCGGAACAGGCCTGATATACTCAATCGTGGTCATGGCCATCACGTTGTTCTGGTTCGGCTATATAAAGACCATGGTCTCGATGGGGGAAAGTTGTACAACTAACAAAAAGGTCTCGGAAGGGCTGCAGATGGTAGCAGTTGGTGGTGTCGCAGCAGGAGCTGCTTGGTTTTTCGTCAAACTTTTGGGATAG
- the RSA3 gene encoding Rsa3p (CAGL0C00715g~Ortholog(s) have role in ribosomal large subunit assembly and nucleolus, preribosome, large subunit precursor localization), which yields MPSQEIFKTKQRKSTNRRRKKRRTAESESDSDSSSSSAASDIEMTNEEEKNDNNSPIISDVELSDLENESEKRDVYELDKETKNKLANIPLTRTEFTSRKDKSVPINLNAVQNKLEMSEEQLKDRIATDQSKEQDAYLNLMFENFGDELNAFRTASDFNSKTVNILANVLKDGTALFDNETLKSIVKSQI from the coding sequence ATGCCTTCTCAGGAGATATTTAAAACAAAGCAAAGGAAAAGCacaaacagaagaagaaagaagagaagaacaGCCGAAAGCGAGTCTGATTCTGACTccagttcttcttcagctGCCTCAGATATTGAAATGACCaatgaggaagaaaagaatgacAATAATAGTCCTATTATATCAGATGTAGAACTGTCAGATTTAGAGAATGAGTCTGAAAAAAGAGATGTTTATGAGTTAGACAAAGAAACGAAAAACAAGCTTGCGAATATACCCTTGACTAGAACAGAATTCACATCACGTAAGGATAAATCTGTGCCGATCAATCTAAATGCGGTTCAGAACAAGTTGGAAATGTCTGAAGAACAACTAAAAGATAGAATAGCTACGGATCAGAGTAAAGAACAAGATGCCTACCTGAATTTGATGTTTGAGAATTTTGGTGATGAGCTGAATGCATTCAGAACAGCTTCTGATTTCAATAGCAAGACAGTTAATATACTAGCAAATGTTTTGAAAGATGGAACAGCTCTCTTTGATAACGAGACGTTGAAATCCATAGTAAAATCACAAATATAA